A window from Pleuronectes platessa chromosome 6, fPlePla1.1, whole genome shotgun sequence encodes these proteins:
- the dpm1 gene encoding dolichol-phosphate mannosyltransferase subunit 1 has protein sequence MANRKTSEPSRDIKDRYSVLLPTYNERENLPLIVWLLVKCFTESGYDYEIIVIDDGSPDGTLEVAEQLQKIYGEDRILLRPRAKKLGLGTAYIHGMKHASGNFIFIMDADLSHHPKFIPEFIEKQKEGNYDLVSGTRYRGNGGVYGWDLRRKLISRGANFLTQVLLRPDASDLTGSFRLYKKNVLENLVERCVSKGYVFQMEMIVRARQLHYTIGEVPISFVDRVYGESKLGGNEIVSFAKGLLTLFATT, from the exons ATGGCTAACAGGAAGACCTCAGAGCCGAGCAGGGACATAAAAGACAGATACTCGGTGTTATTACCGACGTACAACGAGCGGGAGAACCTTCCTCTGATCGTGTGGCTGCTGGTGAAGTGTTTCACTGAGAG TGGATATGACTATGAGATCATAGTGATTGATGACGGAAGCCCAGATGGGACACTGGAGGtggcagagcagctgcagaagaTATATGGAGAGGACAGGATA CTTCTACGACCTAGAGCAAAGAAATTAGGCCTCG GCACTGCCTACATCCACGGCATGAAGCACGCATCTGGGAACTTCATCTTTATAATGGATGCAGATCTCTCCCATCAT ccaAAATTTATTCCAGAATTTATTGA AAAGCAGAAGGAGGGTAATTATGACCTGGTTTCTGGTACTCGGTACCGAGGCAATGGTGGCGTATACGGCTGGGACTTGCGCAGGAAACTAATCAG TCGAGGAGCCAACTTTTTGACGCAAGTGTTGCTGAGACCCGATGCTTCAGACCTCACAGGCAGCTTCAG GCTGTACAAGAAGAACGTGCTGGAGAACCTGGTTGAGCGATGCGTGTCCAAAGGTTACGTCTTTCAGATGGAGATGATCGTCCGCGCCAGACAGCTCCACTACACAATCGGAGAG GTGCCCATCTCCTTTGTGGATCGAGTTtatggagagtccaaactgggAGGGAACGAGATAGTGTCGTTTGCGAAAGGACTGCTCACACTCTTTGCCACAACATGA
- the adnpb gene encoding activity-dependent neuroprotector homeobox b yields MFQLPVNNLGSLRKARKNVKRVLGDIGLEFCRDHLEDYKDYIPPEVYIKHTSWEDVCMYEPSRTKFQDYRSKPFCCTGCLFSSKYFSAYKSHFRNVHSEDFENNILLNCPYCTYNGNKKTLETHIKLFHMPNNTVRHGPGGMVAGAGGIMMKDGLLKRSGDSMEQAVYYCKKCTYRDPLYNVVRKHIYREHFQQVAQPYIAKPGEKTSAQNGGTAGATGNTESNNTNNVNNSSNQIHCKKCLFVPRTYEALVQHVIEDHERIGYQVTAMIGHTSVIVPRPKPIIMIPHKTQGDKTIIGMGPKGAVMATTRSPSSQQLGRVIISSKTGFNSQSLLAAMKHDAVGLKAGTTHQFSVGSQVRVSLPGNAQVSVPQQSHAAKQLISGGGLRSPVVLSASSSLKSNSLGSRVQAAATTVASLTAKKGSSVLGTSYTQKWKICTICNELFPENVYSAHFEKEHKAEKVPAVANYIMKIHNFTSKCLYCNRYLPSDTLLNHMLIHGLSCPHCRATFNDVEKMVAHMRLSHPDESVGPRTDSPLTFDLTLQQGNPKNVQLIVTTYNMKDAPEESVAFHAQNNSPVSSALSASLLSSKRLMPQHPPKTPSVAADNVPTKTAPQASVPYKRDVGKTLCPLCFSILKGPISDSLAHHLRERHQVIQTVHPVEKKLTYKCIHCLGVYTSNMTASTITLHLVHCRGVGKSQNGQDSRAPLSSRVSQAQSSALKRAGFHSSDTSAPKRRRPGPPGERAHPRDINGPSSFVENPDEPVVLALEPKGHETESYESRKAFLTQYFNQAPYPTQREVEKLAASLWLWKSDISSHFVNRRRKCTQECETLNASVLLGFSMQEVSKVRHELAFIQDGVYEDRHSKRRTSRTHIGMSEQALRKHRELVAANGGVDPSPRGKPSETLEGSRATTSFPKPNSASTDQAKTINSTSAQNLPLDLSEPIAIDSDSDEEEQQKDDRELEGELHCHGNEQLTGAKEEVEPRTGAKNEDLDDMSDDDDDDDEEDDDDDEYEGEHVENGFRPTEGSGRPVAKGRDTLPIIIPKFVPSSARSRRDGAQLGKQQV; encoded by the exons ATGTTCCAGCTCCCGGTCAACAACCTGGGCAGTCTGCGGAAAGCAAGGAAAAATGTCAAGAGGGTTCTGGGAGACATCGGCTTGGAGTTCTGCAGAGATCACCTAGAG GACTATAAAGACTACATTCCTCCAGAGGTGTATATTAAGCACACTAGCTGGGAAGATGTGTGCATGTACGAGCCATCGCGTACCAAATTCCAG GACTACAGATCGAAGCCGTTCTGCTGCACTGGCTGCCTCTTTTCATCCAAGTACTTCTCTGCATACAAGAGCCACTTCCGCAATGTCCACAGTGAGGACTTTGAGAACAATATTCTGCTCAACTGCCCATACTGCACTTACAATGGCAACAAAAAGACTCTGGAAACACACATCAAACTTTTCCACATGCCTAACAACACTGTGCGGCATGGCCCTGGTGGAATGGTGGCAGGGGCTGGCGGGATCATGATGAAGGATGGGTTGCTGAAGAGGAGTGGGGACAGTATGGAACAGGCTGTGTACTATTGCAAGAAGTGCACCTATAGGGACCCATTGTACAATGTAGTGCGAAAGCACATCTACCGGGAACACTTCCAGCAAGTTGCCCAGCCCTATATCGCAAAACCAGGAGAGAAGACAAGTGCTCAGAATGGCGGTACAGCAGGAGCAACGGGAAATACAGAgagtaataacacaaacaatgtTAATAATAGTAGTAATCAGATTCACTGTAAGAAGTGTCTGTTTGTTCCAAGGACATACGAGGCACTTGTTCAACACGTCATTGAGGACCATGAGAGGATTGGCTACCAGGTAACTGCTATGATCGGGCACACCAGTGTGATAGTCCCCCGTCCCAAACCCATCATCATGATCCCCCACAAAACCCAAGGAGATAAGACCATCATTGGGATGGGCCCTAAAGGTGCAGTAATGGCCACTACCAGGTCTCCTAGCTCACAGCAGCTGGGTCGGGTTATTATTTCATCAAAGACGGGCTTCAACTCTCAGAGTCTTCTGGCTGCGATGAAGCATGATGCAGTCGGATTAAAGGCTGGGACCACCCACCAGTTCTCTGTTGGCAGTCAGGTTAGAGTTAGTTTACCAGGGAACGCTCAGGTTTCTGTGCCCCAGCAGTCACATGCAGCAAAGCAGCTTATTTCTGGCGGCGGCCTGCGGAGTCCAGTTGTGCTCAGTGCCTCTTCTTCACTCAAATCCAACTCATTGGGTTCACGTGTCCAGGCAGCAGCCACAACTGTAGCGTCTCTCACGGCCAAAAAAGGTTCCTCAGTCCTTGGCACGTCCTATACTCAGAAGTGGAAAATCTGCACTATCTGCAATGAGCTCTTCCCAGAGAATGTGTACAGTGCTCACTTTGAAAAAGAACACAAGGCAGAGAAGGTGCCTGCTGTTGCCAACTACATCATGAAGATCCACAACTTCACCAGCAAGTGTCTCTACTGTAACCGCTATCTCCCCAGTGACACGCTGTTAAACCACATGTTGATCCATGGCCTGTCTTGCCCACACTGCCGGGCAACCTTCAATGACGTTGAGAAGATGGTGGCCCATATGCGGTTGTCACACCCAGATGAGAGTGTAGGCCCACGCACAGACTctcccttgacctttgacctcacttTGCAGCAGGGCAATCCCAAGAATGTTCAGTTGATTGTTACTACCTACAACATGAAGGACGCTCCAGAGGAATCGGTGGCATTTCATGCTCAAAACAACAGCCCTGTGTCATCAGCCTTGTCTGCCTCGCTATTATCAAGCAAGAGGTTAATGCCCCAGCATCCACCCAAAACACCTTCAGTGGCTGCTGACAATGTGCCAACCAAGACTGCTCCACAGGCATCTGTGCCCTACAAAAGGGATGTGGGAAAGACACTATGTCCTCTTTGCTTCTCTATCCTTAAGGGCCCAATTTCAGACTCACTGGCCCACCACTTGAGAGAGAGGCACCAGGTGATTCAGACAGTTCATCCTGTTGAAAAGAAACTGACCTACAAATGTATTCACTGCTTGGGGGTGTATACCAGTAACATGACTGCCTCCACCATCACTCTACACTTAGTGCACTGTCGAGGAGTAGGGAAATCCCAGAATGGACAGGACAGTCGAGCACCTCTTTCTTCTCGGGTCAGCCAGGCCCAGAGCAGTGCTCTTAAACGGGCTGGCTTTCATAGCTCAGACACTAGTGCACCAAAGCGAAGGAGGCCGGGACCCCCCGGTGAAAGGGCCCACCCACGGGATATCAACGGTCCATCTTCGTTTGTAGAAAATCCAGATGAACCTGTAGTTTTAGCTCTCGAGCCCAAAGGACATGAAACTGAGTCATACGAGTCTAGGAAGGCATTTCTAACGCAGTATTTCAATCAAGCGCCGTATCCCACACAGCGGGAGGTTGAGAAGCTAGCGGCCAGTCTGTGGCTGTGGAAGTCCGACATCTCCAGCCACTTtgtcaacaggaggaggaaatgcACACAGGAATGTGAAACCCTAAATGCCAGCGTGTTGCTCGGCTTCAGTATGCAGGAGGTTAGCAAAGTGAGACACGAGCTTGCTTTCATCCAGGATGGTGTGTACGAGGACCGACATAGCAAAAGGCGGACATCCAGGACGCATATCGGCATGTCGGAACAGGCTCTGCGAAAACACAGGGAGCTTGTAGCTGCTAATGGTGGTGTGGACCCCTCACCAAGGGGAAAGCCCAGTGAGACTTTGGAAGGTTCTAGAGCAACGACATCTTTTCCCAAACCCAACAGTGCCAGCACAGACCAAGCCAAGACAATCAACAGCACCTCAGCACAAAACCTTCCTCTGGACCTTTCTGAGCCAATAGCAATTGACTCTGACAGTGATGAAGAAGAGCAGCAGAAAGATGACAGGGAACTAGAGGGAGAGTTACATTGCCATGGTAACGAACAGCTTACTGGAGctaaggaggaagtggagccgaGGACAGGGGCAAAGAATGAAGATCTCGATGATATGTCTGAcgatgacgatgacgacgacgaggaggatgatgatgatgatgagtatgAAGGAGAACATGTAGAGAATGGCTTCAGGCCCACAGAGGGCTCAGGGAGACCGGTTGCTAAAGGAAGAGACACTCTGCCGATCATTATTCCCAAGTTTGTGCCATCATCTGCCCGAAGCCGGAGAGACGGGGCTCAGCTGGGCAAACAGCAGGTCTGA